The Rhodococcus antarcticus DNA segment CGGATCGACCGTGTTCCACCCCATGTGCGGCAGCACGTCGGCCTGCAGCCGCTCCACCACCCCCGGCCACTCCCCGCACCCCTCGGCGGCCTCGTCGTGGCCCTCGGACGGGCTGAGCTCCACGCCACGCTCGAACAACACCTGCATGCCCACGCACACCCCGAGCACCGGACGGCCGCCGGCCAGGCGCTGACCGATGACCCGGTCACCCTGGGCCGCGCGCAGCCCGGCCATGCAGGCGGCGAACGCTCCCACCCCGGGGACGAAGAGGCCGTCGGCGCGCAGCGCGGCGTGGGGATCGGCGGTGACCTCGACCTGCGCCCCCACCCGCTGCAGCGCCCGCTCGGCGGAGCGGATGTTGCCGGAGCCGTAGTCGAGCACCACGACGGACGGAGCAGCCATGGGTGGAACACTAGAGGCAGACCCGGACGCTGCCCGGGTCCGGCAGGAGGACAGGTGGATCCGGACGCGGTGCGGGCCGTCGCCGAGGGGGCGGCCGACGACGCGGGAGGGGTCGACCCCGGTCTGCTGGGGGACTTCCTGCCCATCGTCGTCGAGGCGGCGTCCTCGGGTCGGCGGCTGCGTCGTGGCGAGCTCACCGCGTGCGGCGAGCGCGGGTCGGCCGCAGCCCTGGCCGGGGTGCCGCTGCGCGCGTTGATCGACCTCTACCTCTCGGCGTGCTGGCGGCTGTGGGAGGTGCTCGACGTCGTGGCCGAGGGCGATGCCGTCCGGGTCCGGGCCGCGGGGCTCGCGGTGCTGCGGGCGGCCGACGACGCCGTGGCTGCGCTCGCCGAGGGCTTCCAGCTCGCCCGCAACGACCTCTCCCGCCAGCAGGAGTCCACCCGGCGCGAGCTGTTCGACACCCTGCTCGCCGGCGGGCCCGACGCTGCTGCGGTGACCGGTCGCGCCGCCGACCTCGGCCTGGACCTCACCAGTCCGCACGCGGTGCTCGTGGCCCGGCACGAGCGGACCTTCGACGACCCCTCCACCACCTCGGTACCGAGACGGCTCGAGCGCGCCCTGGCGGGGGGCCACGGGGACGCGAACCCTGTGGTGGCGGTGAAGAACGGCCTGCTGGTGTGCATCTTCGCCGCCCCCGACACCGCCGCCGTCGCGCTCGTCGGGCAGCGGCTGGCGCGCGTGCTGCTCCAGGCCCTGCCGGGCGGTGCGGCGGGGCGGACCTGGCAGGCGGCGGTGGGGCGCACCCTGGCCGGGGCCACCTCGGTGCGGGTGTCCTACGAGCAGGCCTGCAGCGCGCTCGACCTCGCGGAGCGCCTGCGGCTGGAGACGCCGGTGGTGGATGCCGCCGAGCTGGTCGTCTACCAGGTGCTGCTGCGCGACCGGGCCGCGGTCGACGAGCTCGTCACCACCGTGCTCGGCCCGCTGGCCACCGCCCGCGGCGGGGCCGGCCCCCTGCTGGAGACCCTCGACGCCTACTACGCCACGGGCGGGGTGTCCACGGCGACCGCGGCGCGCCTGCACCTCTCGGTGCGCGCGGTGACCTACCGGCTGCAGCGGGTGCGCGAGCTCCTGGGCGCCGATCCCACCGACCCGGCCCAGCGCTTCACGATGCACGCCGCGGTGCTCGCGGCGCGCCTGCTGCGCTGGCCGGACGTACCGCTGGAGCAGGCCTGACCGCTCGGCGTTGCCGACCGTCGGCAACGCGACGGGACTGACTCGTCCGGTCGTCGACGCAGCCGTGGAGCGCGCGGCCGGTCAGCCT contains these protein-coding regions:
- a CDS encoding PucR family transcriptional regulator, producing MDPDAVRAVAEGAADDAGGVDPGLLGDFLPIVVEAASSGRRLRRGELTACGERGSAAALAGVPLRALIDLYLSACWRLWEVLDVVAEGDAVRVRAAGLAVLRAADDAVAALAEGFQLARNDLSRQQESTRRELFDTLLAGGPDAAAVTGRAADLGLDLTSPHAVLVARHERTFDDPSTTSVPRRLERALAGGHGDANPVVAVKNGLLVCIFAAPDTAAVALVGQRLARVLLQALPGGAAGRTWQAAVGRTLAGATSVRVSYEQACSALDLAERLRLETPVVDAAELVVYQVLLRDRAAVDELVTTVLGPLATARGGAGPLLETLDAYYATGGVSTATAARLHLSVRAVTYRLQRVRELLGADPTDPAQRFTMHAAVLAARLLRWPDVPLEQA
- the hisH gene encoding imidazole glycerol phosphate synthase subunit HisH, coding for MAAPSVVVLDYGSGNIRSAERALQRVGAQVEVTADPHAALRADGLFVPGVGAFAACMAGLRAAQGDRVIGQRLAGGRPVLGVCVGMQVLFERGVELSPSEGHDEAAEGCGEWPGVVERLQADVLPHMGWNTVDPPAGSTLFAGMDTDTRYYFVHSYGVQRWELDADGPLRPPLVTWATHGSRFVAAVENGPLCATQFHPEKSGDAGAALLENWVRSL